The sequence below is a genomic window from Spirochaeta cellobiosiphila DSM 17781.
GATTCTCGAAATTTAAATAGGTATAGGAATAAAGTACATATAGTCCCAAATTGTGTAAATCCAACTATTTATAGTGGGAAAAATAAAGATATGATAAAAATCCAGGAAATTAAAAGAAAGTTTGGTGAATTTGCTTTCTTTATAGGAGTTCATAGAAAGTATAAAGGATTACGTTATCTAGTAAAATCTGCTAAATTGTTACCAGAGATTCAATTTGTAATTGCAGGTCTTGGCCCGGAGACTAAAAAAATTATAAGAGAAGCTGAAGGTTGTAAAAATATTCATTTTATTGGAAAAATAAGTGATAAAGATAAAATTCAATATTTACATTCTGCAAAAATATTTGTTTTTCCATCAATAACAAAGAATGAGGCATTTGGAGTAGCACTTGCTGAGGCTTTATCTGTTGGATTACCTGCTATATCATATAAAATTAAGGGTTCAGGAGTTAATTGGGTTAACCAAAATGGTAAAACTGGATATGTTATAGAAAATAAAAACTATATTGAGTTTTCAAAGAGAATAAAAAGTCTTTTTGAAGATAATGATGTACATACCCATTTTTCTGTCGAAGGAAAAGAATGGGTTAAAAATAACTTTACTTATGAAGTGAATATACCAAAAATTAAAAAGATTATGGAGATGGCTAGTGCAAAAAAATGATGATATCGTTAGTCTTATTGACTTTATTATAGTATTAATTGCAAATAAAGGTTTAATACTCATAACTACAGTTATGATATGTACATTAACTTTTGTCCTTGCATTTGTATCTAA
It includes:
- a CDS encoding glycosyltransferase, whose translation is MNILHISTFYLPHPGGIEQVAYDYITMLKNKNVQQKVICFNNSTKNKVDIFEGVEVHRIGVQFKIFSQSIAMNYLHSLKCLMDDFRPQVILIHLPNPLITIFLLYVLRKKMYRNIRLVLLWHSDIVRIRQKIIMPLYMFFQNMILKKASVIITTSYYYLLDSRNLNRYRNKVHIVPNCVNPTIYSGKNKDMIKIQEIKRKFGEFAFFIGVHRKYKGLRYLVKSAKLLPEIQFVIAGLGPETKKIIREAEGCKNIHFIGKISDKDKIQYLHSAKIFVFPSITKNEAFGVALAEALSVGLPAISYKIKGSGVNWVNQNGKTGYVIENKNYIEFSKRIKSLFEDNDVHTHFSVEGKEWVKNNFTYEVNIPKIKKIMEMASAKK